The uncultured Desulfovibrio sp. DNA window AGACCGCACGCATTGTCCACGCGCTCCAGCCGTCCGCTCACCCCACGGAAGCTGCTCAGGGCCTGAAGGTCTTGCGGCTGGCAGCCAAGCCCCAGCGCCAGCGCCTGCACGCCCAGCAGATTGAGGGCATTGAACTGCCCCACCAGCGGCGAACGCAGGTCCCACTGCCGGTCCTCCAGCGTCATGTGCAGGTGCAGGCCATCCGTACCGGAATGGCGCAGTTCACCGCGCAGATGGCGATGAACAGCCGCGGTAGCGGCCGGCGCCTCGTGCAGGCCATAGGACAGGGCCGCCGGGCAGCGCTCCAGCAGGCGGCGGCCCCAGGGATCGTCGGCATTGACGGCCAGTACCTTGTCGGCACGGGGCAGCTCGCAGAAAAGGCGGGCTTTGGCGGCAAAGTAGTCTTCCATATCGGGATGGAAATCCAGATGGTCCTGGGTCAGATTGGTGAACAGCGCCCCGGCAAAGGGCACGCCGCACACCCGCTGCTGGGCCAGCGCGTGAGAAGAAACCTCCATGACCACCGTGTCCACCCCGGCCTGCGCCATCTGGGCCAGCATGGCGTGCATGTGCAGCGGGTCCGGCGTGGTCAGAGGCGCTGCCTCGCAATGCCCCGGCCAGCGGTAGCTCACTGTGCCCATGACGCCCACCTTGTGGCCCAGCGCCGTAAACAGGTGCTCCAGCAAATAGGCGCTGGTGGTCTTGCCGTTGGTTCCCGTAATGCCCAGTATGGTCAGCGGCAGCGACGCGGTGTGCCAGCGGGCCTCGGCCAGCTTCCAGAGCGCCTCGCGCGGATCGGAGCAGGGAACCACGCGGCAGTCCGCACCGTCCAGAGCGGCCGCCGCAGCCGGCGTGCAGACAATGATGGCGGCACCGGCCTCCCGCGCTGCGGGAATGAAGCGGGCGCCGTCCTCGCTGGCACCGGGAACCGCCACAAAAATGTCGCCGGGACGTACCTGGCGGGAGTCGGCGCGTACCTCCAGCCCGCCCTGCGCCACCTGACGGAGCAGGTCTTCCAGATGTTCCATGCTATTTCTCCGACAGCCACAGAATGTATTTCACGTTCTTGCCCTCTTCCGCCCAGTCCGATCCGGGGGGAGGACTCTGCCTGACCACGCGTGCGCCCTGTCCCTTGAGTTCCGGCACAATGCCGGCCCGGGCAAAAAGCTCCACCGCATTGCGCAGGCTCTTGCCCTGCACGTCCGGCACCTTGGTGCTGGCCCGGCTGCGGTGCCCGGGCAGCTGCATGCCCTTGTCCGGCGCCTGCCCCAGGGGCACAGCGGCCGACGCCAGATAGGGCGCCTCCACCCGAGACAGCTTGAGGCCGCGCTGCCGCGTGCCGGGAACCGGCTTTTCCTCCTTGCGGGCTTCCGCCACCGCCGTGGGCACAATGTCGCCGCTGTAGGTGATGGAACGTGCCGCAATTTCCCGGAATACCGGAGCCGCCACCACGCCGCCATACTGATTGCGCGTGGGTTCGTCCACCATGACCAGAATAAGGTAGCGCGGGTCATCGGCCGGCAGAAAGCCCACAAACGATGCCAGACGCTTGCTGCCGTAGGCGCCGCTGCGCCGGTCGGCCTTCTGGGCGGTGCCGGTCTTGCCGGCCACCTCCACGCCGTCAATGCGGGCGCGCTTGCCGGTGCCGTCTTTTTCTTCCACCACGTCGCGCATCATCTTGCGCACCTGGCGGGCCACGCTGTCGCTGAAGATGCGCTGGTACCGCTCCTGCACATTGCCGTCATCCATAACCAGGCGCAGCGGCTTGTACACGCCGTTGTTGAGCAGGGTCAGATAGGCCTGCGCCATCTGCAGGGCTGTCACGGAAATGCTCTGCCCGAAGGAGGCGGACATGACGTCCACATCGCTCCAGCTGCGCGGCGCACGCAGAATGCCGCGGCTGTCAGCCACGGGCACGGACGTATGCTCTCCGAAGCCCAGGGCGTGCAGATAGCGGTAGGTCGTGGCGGCCCCCATTTCCATGCCGATCTTGGCCATGCCGATATTGGAGGAATAGCGCAGCACCTTGTGTGCCGGCAGCACACCCTGCCGGGACGTGTCGCGGATGGTGAACGTCTTGGTTTCCCAGCGGCCCTCTTCGCAGTCAATGGCCGTATTGTAGCCAATTTTCCGTTCCTGCAGCGCCGCAGCCATGATGAAGGGCTTGAAGGTGGACCCCGGTTCCAGCGCATCGGCAGCCAGCCGGTTGCGATAGATGATGGGGCTGGCTTCGCGATAGTTATTGGGATTGAAGAAGGGATACTGCGCCCAGGCCAGGATGTCGCCGCTCTGGGCATCCACCACCAGCGCCCCGCTCCAGCGGGCGTCGTAGTCGCGGGCAGCGCGGGCCACGGCCTCTTCAGCAATGAACTGCATCTGCACGTCAATGGTCAGATGAATGTCTTCCCCGCGCGGTTCGGAGCGTCCTTCCTCGTGCAGGTAGAAGCGGCGCCCCGTGGCGTCGCGCTGCACCACCTGCCGGGTGGGAATGCAGCCCAGACGCGATTCCAGCGAACGCTCGATGCCTTCCAGCCCCTTGTCGTCCAGCCCCACAAAGCCCAGCAGCTGGCCGGCCAGATGCTTGAAGGGGTATACGCGGTCAAATTCCTTGGTCAGACCGATGCCAGGAATATCGGCCTTGCGCACAGCCTCGGCCGTATAGTCATCCACCTTGCGGCGCAGCCACACAAAGCGGCGGCTGGTTTTGGACAGGCGGTCGTACAGCTTTTGCGGCTCCATGCCGAGGATGGGGCCAAGGGTATTGGCCATGACCAGAAAATCCTGAATTTCCTGCGGCTTGGCATAGACGGAACGCGCCTCCACACTGCGGGCCAGCACCTGGCCGTTCCGGTCAAAGATCATGCCGCGCCGGCCGGTCACCAGCTCGGTGGCCATGTGCTGGCGCTGTGCCCTGTCAGCCAGCCGCGGCCCTACAATCATCTGCAGATACCAGGCACGGCACCACAGACCGGCCCAGACAAGACAGAAGCAGACCACGATGAACTGGATGCGCACGCGCGCCCAGTCCACATTGGCAAAGCGCTTCGGCTTCTGGACCTTGCCGGCGGCATCAGCGAGAATACGGGAAGCCCCGGGGCGCCGCCTGGGCGTCCGCCGTTCCCGATTTTCGTTTTTTTTCGACGTGTTGCGTTTGGAACGCGACAGCGAAAAATGCAGCATGATTCTCTTCCTCTTTCGGCGCACTCCGCCAGGCCGTAACCGGCAGCCCGGGGAAACGGCCCGGACACATGCCGACGCGCCATCCGGCGCGTCCGCTACTGCAACTGCATGCGGCGCACCTGCCCGGGCTTCGGCTCCTTCATGCCGAATTCCTCGGCCCGGCGGCGCAGCTCGTAGGGGGAAAGCAGCCGCTCCCGCTCTACCTGCAGCTTGGCGCGCAGGGATTTGCGCTCATTGAGCGTATTCTGCGCAATATTGATAAAATAATTGGTATCCATCCGTTCAATATTGACCCAGACGAGCACCAGCCCCATGGCCATGCAGGCCAGAATGCCCCAGGCCAGCACCAACAGCCAGCCGCGCCCCGTGGGCCGGGGAAGGGAGGCCTTCATGCGCATGGGGCACCGTTCCCTGCCGTGCTGCCTTCGGCAATCTTTTCCACCGCCCGCAGCTTGGCGCTGCTGGCCCGGGGATTGCGCGCCAGCTCATCTTCAGCGGCCTGCACGGGCTTCTTGAACAGGATGCGCACCTCCGGCACATGCCCGCACACGCAGACCGGCACATGCCGGGGGCAGCGGCAGCCCTCGGCCCAGTGGCGCATGGCCTGCTTGACCATACGGTCTTCCAGCGAATGAAAGCAGATGACAACCAGCCGCCCGCCAATGGGCAGACGGTGCAGGATGCCATCCAGAAAACGGCGCAATTCGCCCAGTTCGTCATTGACCGCCATGCGCAGCGCCTGAAAGGTGCGCGTGGCCGGGTGGCGTCTGGCCTTGGCCCGCCATGCCGGGGGATAGGCCTTTTCCACGATCTCGGCCAGACGGGCCGTGGTGTCGATGCTTTCCTTCTGCCGGGCATCCACAATGGCGCGGGCAATGCGCCCGGCCTGCGGTTCCTCTCCCAGGGTGGCAATACATTCCTTGAGCCGGGCAAAACTTTCCCGGTTGACCCAGTGCCAGGCCGACGGCTGGCCCGAATGCTGGTCCATGCGCATGTCCAGCGGGCCGTCGCCGTAAAAGCTGAATCCCCGTTCCGCCTCATCCAGTTGCAGGGAGGAAACCCCGATATCCAGCAGCGCCCCCTGCACCGTCGACCAGCCCAGGGCATCCAGCGCTTCTTCAAACTGGCTGTAGCGGCAGTGCACCCCGTGGAAACGCTCCCCGTAGCCGGCCAGACGCTGCCGGGCCAGGGCCAGGGCCTCCTCGTCACGATCCAGCCCGCACAGCTCCACCCGCGGCGAAGCCTCCAGCAGGGCGGCACTGTGCCCGCCCAGGCCCAGTGTGCCATCCAGCAGGCGCACAGGCCCCTGCCCCCCGGTCCAGAGCGGCGCAAAAACCTGAAGCGTTTCGCGCAACAGCACGGAAATATGACGCGACGCAATGTCGTCCACAGCGGAAGCACCCATGCGATATACCTTACAGAGAAAATTCGATGCCGCTGGCTGCCAGCTCGGCGGAAACGTCCGTCAGCTCGATGGCATCAAGCCGGCCCTGATCCCAGATCTCGAACTTGTCGTACATGCCCACCAGCACCACATCCTTGCACAGGCCGGCCTCGCGCATGAGCGGCTGGGGAATGCGCACCCGCCCCTGTGCATCGGGAAGCATTTCCTGCGCCAGCCCGATAACCTTGGACTTGAAGTTGGACAGCGCAGGCGACGGAAAGCGGATGCGGTTCAGCTGTTCGATGATGGCATCCCAGTCATCAGGCAGATAGGCGGTAAGATGGCCGTAGTAAGCCGTCAGCCAGAAGGTGCCGTTCCCCCCTTCGGCCACGAGTCCCTCGCGAAATCCGGGAGGCAGCATGAGGCGCCCCTTGGCATCCAGGCTGCGGCTGAAACTGTTGCGGAAAAACTTTTTCACGGCTTACCACATTGTTACCATCTTTTACCACTTTTTCCCACTTATGCCCCAAGGGCTACCCCCTGTCAAGCTGCAACGGATATGATTTTTTCTTTATAATTATTTGAAATATATAATTTTATTTGCCATCCTGCCCGCTACTGTCCCCCTGGCCGCATTTTGCCGCCTTCCCACACGGGGCAGCCCGTTTTCCCCACCGCGGCAGGCCGGCCGCAGGCGGCAGCGCACGCCGGCCCTGTCACCTTGACAGCTGGCCCGAAAGGCAGAATAGTCCAGGGCACGCCCCAACACGCTCACTAACACGCCGTACCGGCAGGGAGCCACCATGAGAACCAAGATCGTTGCCACCATAGGACCGGCCTCCAACACCCGCGAACGTCTGCGCGAGCTGGCACAGGCCGGGGTCAGCATCTTTCGCCTGAACTTTTCCCACGGCAGCGCCGCTGACTTCATGACCGTCATCGAGCACATCCGCGCCGTGGAACAGGAGCTGGGCACGCCGCTGACCATCATGCAGGACCTTTCCGGCCCCAAGATCCGCCTGGGCGTTCTTGAGGAAAAGGCCATCCAGGTGACCAAGGGCATGCAGCTGCTGCTGGGTCCGGCTGCCCGGCACAGCAGCGAACTGCCCTATCTGCCCTTTGATCACGAGAACATCCTGGACAGTCTGGAGGCCGGGGACCGCATGGTGCTGGCCGACGGCGGCCTGCAATTCACGGTGCGGGAGCGCCGCGCCGACGGTCTTGTGCTGCTGGAAGCCGACAATAACGGCATGGTCACCTCGCGCAAGGGCCTGGCCCTGCCCGGCAAGGCCACCCGCGTCAAGGCCCTGACGGCCAAGGACAGAAAGGACCTCAGCGATGGTCTGGCCCTGGGCGTGGACGCCGTGGCCATTTCCTATGTGCAGACGGCCGATGACGTGCGTGAAGCCAAGGAAATCATTGCCGCCTCGGGGCGCAACATTCCCGTGGTTGTCAAGCTGGAGCGCCAGAATGCCGTGGAAAACCTGGATGC harbors:
- a CDS encoding UDP-N-acetylmuramoyl-L-alanyl-D-glutamate--2,6-diaminopimelate ligase, with product MEHLEDLLRQVAQGGLEVRADSRQVRPGDIFVAVPGASEDGARFIPAAREAGAAIIVCTPAAAAALDGADCRVVPCSDPREALWKLAEARWHTASLPLTILGITGTNGKTTSAYLLEHLFTALGHKVGVMGTVSYRWPGHCEAAPLTTPDPLHMHAMLAQMAQAGVDTVVMEVSSHALAQQRVCGVPFAGALFTNLTQDHLDFHPDMEDYFAAKARLFCELPRADKVLAVNADDPWGRRLLERCPAALSYGLHEAPAATAAVHRHLRGELRHSGTDGLHLHMTLEDRQWDLRSPLVGQFNALNLLGVQALALGLGCQPQDLQALSSFRGVSGRLERVDNACGLNVFVDYAHTPDALVNVLQALRGAGFQRILAVFGCGGNRDRSKRPLMGEAVAQYADVAILTSDNPRFEDPEAILRDVLPGLARAREVLVEVDRRTATRKALEMMGPQDALLIAGKGHEDYQIIQGVKHHYSDQEVVREILGCA
- a CDS encoding division/cell wall cluster transcriptional repressor MraZ — protein: MKKFFRNSFSRSLDAKGRLMLPPGFREGLVAEGGNGTFWLTAYYGHLTAYLPDDWDAIIEQLNRIRFPSPALSNFKSKVIGLAQEMLPDAQGRVRIPQPLMREAGLCKDVVLVGMYDKFEIWDQGRLDAIELTDVSAELAASGIEFSL
- a CDS encoding penicillin-binding transpeptidase domain-containing protein — encoded protein: MLHFSLSRSKRNTSKKNENRERRTPRRRPGASRILADAAGKVQKPKRFANVDWARVRIQFIVVCFCLVWAGLWCRAWYLQMIVGPRLADRAQRQHMATELVTGRRGMIFDRNGQVLARSVEARSVYAKPQEIQDFLVMANTLGPILGMEPQKLYDRLSKTSRRFVWLRRKVDDYTAEAVRKADIPGIGLTKEFDRVYPFKHLAGQLLGFVGLDDKGLEGIERSLESRLGCIPTRQVVQRDATGRRFYLHEEGRSEPRGEDIHLTIDVQMQFIAEEAVARAARDYDARWSGALVVDAQSGDILAWAQYPFFNPNNYREASPIIYRNRLAADALEPGSTFKPFIMAAALQERKIGYNTAIDCEEGRWETKTFTIRDTSRQGVLPAHKVLRYSSNIGMAKIGMEMGAATTYRYLHALGFGEHTSVPVADSRGILRAPRSWSDVDVMSASFGQSISVTALQMAQAYLTLLNNGVYKPLRLVMDDGNVQERYQRIFSDSVARQVRKMMRDVVEEKDGTGKRARIDGVEVAGKTGTAQKADRRSGAYGSKRLASFVGFLPADDPRYLILVMVDEPTRNQYGGVVAAPVFREIAARSITYSGDIVPTAVAEARKEEKPVPGTRQRGLKLSRVEAPYLASAAVPLGQAPDKGMQLPGHRSRASTKVPDVQGKSLRNAVELFARAGIVPELKGQGARVVRQSPPPGSDWAEEGKNVKYILWLSEK
- the rsmH gene encoding 16S rRNA (cytosine(1402)-N(4))-methyltransferase RsmH; amino-acid sequence: MGASAVDDIASRHISVLLRETLQVFAPLWTGGQGPVRLLDGTLGLGGHSAALLEASPRVELCGLDRDEEALALARQRLAGYGERFHGVHCRYSQFEEALDALGWSTVQGALLDIGVSSLQLDEAERGFSFYGDGPLDMRMDQHSGQPSAWHWVNRESFARLKECIATLGEEPQAGRIARAIVDARQKESIDTTARLAEIVEKAYPPAWRAKARRHPATRTFQALRMAVNDELGELRRFLDGILHRLPIGGRLVVICFHSLEDRMVKQAMRHWAEGCRCPRHVPVCVCGHVPEVRILFKKPVQAAEDELARNPRASSAKLRAVEKIAEGSTAGNGAPCA